Genomic window (Marinobacter fonticola):
CCGCCGTCCAGGAAGCGCCAACGGATTCTGAGCGAGGTGCCCGAGTGGCGGCTGCCATCCAGAGTGATCCTGATGAATTACTGGCCGAGTGTGAGGAACACATGGCCTATGCTGGCAATAACTTCATCCCGTTCATGCTGCAACCCTACCGCCCGTTACGCCCCCTGTTATTCAATTGCCTTGAACTACTGGATCTGGCGGCAACCAGCCACGATCAATCCTTGATTGAGGCGATTGCGGCTCTGAAAAAGCACCGGCACAGCCGTAAGGAATGCCTTGTGCTCAGCACTCAACCCGTCGACGTGTCCTGGCTACCGGAGCGTTGGCGCCGTTTGGTATTGGGGGCGGGGCCAAGCCAGCTACCGCCCGGCATGGTCTACCGGAAGTATTTCGAGCTGGGCGTACTGACACAGGTGAAGCGTGAACTGATTTCCGGCGATCTCGCGGTCGCGAACAGCGACCAATACAGTGACTACCGCGATCAGCTGGTGGATTGGAGTGTCTATGATGCCCAGATAGCGGACTACAGCGCGATGATTGATATCGAATCCGACCCCGCCGCTTTTGTGGCACAAGCCCACTCCCGGTTGAGCGAAACGGCCGACCGCATTGACCATGGCTTCCCAGAGAATGAATACGCCGTCTTCCATGGTGAAGATCTGGTGATACGGAAGCACCGTCGTAGAGCGCCTCCGGATGGGTTAGCTGAGATTGATAAGCAGTTATCCCAGAATTTGCCCGAAAAGAATATTCTCGACATCCTGGTGGAAGCCGAAAAATGGCTGGGCCTCCACAAACGCTTTGGGCCACTTTCCGGATTTGAGGGCAAGCTCGATGACCCCCGTACCCGCTTTGTTTCGACCTTATTTTGCTATGGCTGCAATCTCGGGCCAACTCAGACCGCGCGATCCATCACGACCCTTAATCGCCGGCAGGTGTCCTGGCTCAACCTGCGGCACGTCACCGAAGAGCGCCTGGAGCAGGCGATTGTACAGGTTATCAATGCCTACAACCGCTACCGGCTGCCGCGACACTGGGGAACCGGCCAGCGGGCCGCCGCCGATGGCACAAAATGGAACCTGTACGAACAGAACCTGCTATCGGAATACCACATACGGTACGGTGGCTATGGCGGGGTGGGCTACTACCACGTCTCGGACAAATACATCGCGCTGTTCAGCCACTTCATTCCTTGCGGCGTTTATGAGGCCATTTATATCCTTGATGGGCTGATCAAAAACGACTCCGATATCCAGCCTGACAGCCTGCATGGCGATACCCAGGCGCAAAGTGCGCCCGTCTTCGGGTTGGCTTATCTGCTGGGTATCAACCTCATGCCCCGAATCCGAAATCTGAAGCAACTGGTGTTCTACAAGCCCGATAAACGCCAGCAGTATGAGCACATCAATGCCTTGTTCAGCGAAACCGTCAACTGGAAACTGATTGAAACCCATGTACCCGACATGCTCCGGGTAGCGCTATCGATCAAGGCTGGCAAGATCGCACCCTCCACGATACTGCGGCGCTTGGGTACCGCAAGCCTCAAGAACAAACTCTACTTTGCTTTCCGGGAACTGGGGAGGGTTGTTCGGACGACCTTTCTTTTGGATTACATTGGCAACGTGGAGTTGCGGCGAACCATTCATGCGGAAACGAACAAAACGGAAGAATTCAACCAGTTCGTGAAATGGCTATTCTTCGGCGGCGAGGGGGTGATCGCCGAGAATATCCGCCACGAGCAACGGAAAGTGATCAAATATAACCATTTGGTGGCCAACCTGGTCATTCTTCACAATGTGGAGTCGATGACGTTGACTCTTAAAGCTCTCAAGGATCAAGGTCATCATATAGATCACGATATTCTCAAAGGGTTGGCCCCATACCGCACGGACCATATCAATCGATTCGGCGATTATACGCTTGATTTTGATCGGCAGGTTTCACCCATGAGCTACAATACAAAAATAATTTAAATCCAATAGGTTAGTGCACTTTCTGGAGGATTTCGTCAGAATCGTTGCCGACCCTCAGGCGATGGATATGTCCATGCCGCTGACGGTCGGCGCCCTGCTCTCGGCCTCGGCCTTCGGTAGTCACGCCTGTTTCTTCAGTGACTCGACGGTGCTGACCTCCACCGGCTCGGGCTGTACGCCGATGCAGCATGCGTTGACGCAGATCCCCTATGCCTTGATCGGAGCGACGCTGGCGTTCGTGTCATTCATTATCATGGGGTATGCGATTGCCTAGGGCGTGCTGAACTGGAAAAGCCGGGTCAGGTTCTGTGCCTTGCCCGGCTTTTTTATGGAATGGAGCTAGAATGATTACCAGGGATCGGACCGGGCACCTGCGGTGCCTCAGAAGCTGAAGAGGGTGTTGCAAAACTACTGCGCTCGGCCATGCGGCGTTGAAAATCCACTCAAAATGCTCATTTACTACTAGTAAACTGCGCTTTTTCGCGGATTTCCGCCTTGCCTGGCCTTCGCTCGCGACGTTTTGCAACACCCTCTAAAGCTTCTGCTACATACTCGAGTTGAATGTAGCCGATCTCGAGTTGAATGTAGCCGATGCTTCAGCTTCGGAGGGCCCACAAGGGCCCCATGGAGTCGGACTTGAATATAAATGGGACCCTACCGAACATTACCGCTCAACCTTCTGCAAAAGAAAATTGGCCATCCAGTGCGCCACTTGCAGCGAATCGGTGTGGGCCGAAGCCTCACCTAGCCCGGCCAACGCATGGTCCGTTGCCTCTGCTGGGATCGGATCATCGCGGCGTGCCTGGAGGAGTTCAGTTTCAAAATCCACATTGAATTCCGGATGCGCCTGCAGGGTCAGAATACGGTTATCGTACTGAAGCGCCGCGAAGGGACAGAACGACGAATAGGCAATGACTTCGGCCTGTTTCGGCTTTGTCAGCACCTGATCCTGATGCACGGCGTTCAGGGTAAATTGACCCCCGAGCGACGCCAGCTCCGGAATGTCCTTTTCCAGTTGAATGTTCTTTTCGAGTTGATAGGTGTGCAGGCCCACGCCCCAACCCGGCAGATATTTGTTGACGTCCGCGCCAAAGGCTTCGGCCACAATCTGGTGGCCAAAACAGATGCCGACGAGGGGGCGGCCCCTATCGTAGATTTCCAGGATCAGGTCTTTGAGACGTGCCATCCATGGCGTCTTCTCGTAAACATTGGACTTGGAGCCGGTGATGATCCAGGCATCACAGACAGCCCCGGAATCGGGGAAGACATCGTCGCGGACATCGTAAACGTCGTAGTCAAAATCGTACCCGGCCCGACCGAACAGCGCCATGAACATGTCCGCGTAGGACCCGTGGGTCTCTATCAGTTCCTCCGGGGTGATGCCGGTGGCGAGAATGCCAATCTTAAAACTCATCAGCTACTCCTGACACGCGGCCTCGCCGCGCGTTACCGAAAGGATTTCAGGCTTGAGGTTTCTGAGTCGGCCTGGATCAGAGCAAGCCCAGATAAGCCTCATACTCGATATCCGAGATCCGCTCGCTTAGCAGGCGGCGCTCCTGGCGCTTGGCTTCGGCGTAGACATGGACGAATTCCTCGCCCAGATAGGCTCGCAGAATCTCGCTCTCTTCAAATCGGTCAGTGGCTTCCAGCCATTCGCAGGGCAACGGGAATTCCGGGTTTTCCTCAGCGTAAGCATCGCCCTCGACCGGTGCTGACGGCTGGAGTTTATTTTCCATGCCATACAGCGCGCCGACCAACACGGTGGCCAGGACCAGATAGGGATTGGCATCGGCGCCAGCGACCCGGTGTTCGATACGCCGCGCGACGTTCGGGCTTTCCGGCACTCGCAAGGCAACGGTGCGGTTCTCATAACCCCAGCTGGCAAACGTCGGCGCGTAGGCCCCCGGCATAAAGCGGCGATAGGAATTCAGGTGCGGCGCAAAGGTGAGCATGCTTTCGGGCATCAGTTGCATCAAGCCAGCGATGGCATGGCGTAAGAGGTCGCTGCCCTCCTCCGTACCGTTGTCGAAAACGTTGTTGCCGTCTTTATCGATCAGGCTGAAATGCACATGGAAGCCATTGCCGCTCTCCTCGGCGTAGGGCTTGGCCATAAACGTCGCCGCGTAGCCGTGGCGACGGGAAACGCCACGAACCAGGCGCTTGAACAGGATGGATTGATCAGCGGCATTTAGCGGGTCAGCCACGTGATTGAGGTTAACCTCGAACTGCCCCGGACCCATTTCGGCAATGATGGTGTCCGCGCCGATACCCTGTGCCTCGCAAGCGGAGCGAACATCGGCGAAGAAGGCATCGAAGCCATCCATTTCCTCTACCGCGTAGCCTTCCGTGTTAGCCAGGCGCCGGCCTTTACCATCGGCCAGCGCAGGCGGTATGGGACGTTGTGTGCTCTCGGATTCCGCATCCATGAGATAGAACTCAAGCTCGGTCGCCATGACCGGCGTTAATCCGCGCTCGGCAAACTGGTCGACGATGCGTTTGAGGACCTGACGGGGGTCCGCCTCGAACGGCGTGCCGTCGGGATTGAACATCATGGCCAGCATCTGGTCCCGCGGTGCTTCGGACCAGGGCACCGGCGTTGGATTTTCCGCGACAGGCATACAGATGCCGTCACTGTCGCCGGTTTCGAACACCAGGCCATTCTCCAATACGTCTGCACCCCAGAAATCGAAGCCAACCACCGAGCGTGGCAATTTGAGCCCCTCTTTCATGGCTTTCTTCAGGCCGCTGGCAGGCAGGCGCTTGCCGCGCAGATTGCCGTTGAGGTCCGTGATGAAGAGGTCCAGGTCGCGGCTCTTGTCCTGATTGTTATTAATGGTCATACGCATCACTCTTGAATGCTTTTCGAAAATCAGACGCCCAAGATATCCCATTGCAGGCAGCGTGTATCTATCACCCAAGGGGTAGGAATCGGCCCATGTTCGCGTCATGGTTGAGCTGACCTACGGCGTGAGGAACATATCCGGGACGCTGGAGGGGTATCGACGCAGGGGTATTGAGGGAGGGCTATCGACGAAGGGGGGCAAGACAGGCTAATAATCTGCCTCGTTCGGAATCAGGCGGTGGTGCCGTGGCCGATACAATACGGGCGGCCTTCGCTATTGAGTGTGACGGCGCCTCTGACCTTGAATATGTCAGCAAGAAGAGATTCGGTGATCACTTGCCCCGGCGCACCGGCGGCTTTTACCTGCCCAGCGTCCAGCACCAGCACATGATCAGCAAATTGCGCGGCCTGGTTCAAATCGTGCAGAGACATGACGACCGTGAGGCTGCGGGCGCGATTGAGTTCTACCAGCAGTTCCAGCACTTCCAGTTGATAGCCCCAATCCAGATAGGTCGTGGGCTCGTCCAGCAACAGGATATCCGTCTGCTGGGCCAGCGCCATGGCAATCCAGGCCCGCTGTTGCTGCCCGCCTGACAGCGCGGCCACCGGTCGTTCGGAATATGCATCCACACCGGTCATCTGCATGGCCTGCTGACCCGCTTCACGATCGGCTCCGGTATCTCGCTGCCACCATTTGCGATGAGGGAACCGGCCCAGCGCGACCAGATCCTTCACCAGAATGCCCTCGGGCACGATGGGCTTTTGCGGCAACATGGCCAGCCGCAGCGCCAATTCGTTTCGGCTCCATGCGGACAGGGGTTGCCTCTCAAGTAGCACCTGTCCTTGGCGTGGCGCTATTAAGCCCGCGAGCCCCTTTAACAGGGTGCTTTTCCCGGAGCCGTTGGGGCCTACCAGGCAAGTGATTTCACCTGCCGGGATAGCCACTGACAACTCGCGCACAACATCCGTATGGCCGTATGCGAGGGTAAGTCGATCGGTGCTCAACATTGCAGACTTCCTGACGATTGCCGGGTCATGGCTGGCGCGATAACAGATAAAGAAAAAAGGGAACGCCCAGTGCCGCCGATACCACGCCAACGGGTAACTCATAGGGTGCGAAAACAGTCCGTCCCAGCGTATCGGCCAGGACAGCCAGCATGGCGCCAAGCGCCGTACACAGCAAAAACTGAACCCCCAGCCCTGAACCTGCCAAGCGTCGGCTGATATGGGGCACCAGTAACCCGATAAAACCAACCGGTCCCACAATGCCCACGGCGCTTGCGGCCATCAGCGCGGCCACCACCAGTGCGATGGCCCGCCATCGGTTCAGATGCAGCCCGAGGCTGCGTGCGTGCTCGTCTTCCAGTTGCATGGCGCTAAGCGGACGCAACAAAATCAGGACCCCGAGCAACCCTATCAAAGTCCAGGGAAGCAACGCCTCCAGGTGCGCCCAGGTCGTGCCATACAGGGAGCCGGCCAGCCATTGCGCTACCAGTTCGGTGTGCGCGTGCCCCCAGAATGCCAGACCGCCGGTGGTCAGCGCGTGTAGCATACCGGCCAATACCGCACCTGTCAGGGTTAGCTTCATTGGCGAGAGGCCGCCATGACGCAGGCTCAAGCCGTAAACGGCCAGTGCCGCGAGTAAACCACCCAGCATGGCGAGCAACGGCAGGTACTGAAGGGCAAAGGGAACGCCGGCGTAGGGATTATCGCCCGGCTGCAGCCAGTCGCCCACCACAAACGCGGCCACCGCCACCAGGCTGGCTCCACCGGAGATGCCTAAAATACCGGCTTCCGCCAGTGGGTTGCGGGTCAGTAGCTGCAACAGCCAGCCCGACACAGCGAAGTGAACACCGATGATTAAACCAATCAGGGCCCGGGGTAGCCGCAGGTCCACGACGACTCGCTGAACGTGGGTTGAGCCCTCCCCCGACAAGCCGGCCAGGACTTGCTGCAAGCTCAGGTCCGTGGCGCCAAACTGAAGACCCAGCCAGGGCGTCAGTACGATGAGCCCGCAGCCGAGCCACATCAGGACGCCTGTCCGCCGCAGTAGAGGGAGCTTCAGAGCGTCTCTGGCTTCAGCGGACATGGCCAGTCTCACGGGCGTTCAGTAAATAAAGCAGCCATGGCGCGCCAATCAGTGCCGTCAGCATACCCACGGGCAACTCCTGTGGAAAAGCAAGCTGCCGCGCCAGCATGTCCGCGGCCAGTAACAGTAACCCACCCAGCATCGCGCTGAGCGGTAGCCAATGCTGAAACTGGTCGCCAATCAGGTGCCGTGCAATATGGGGTGCGACCAGACCGATAAAGATCACCGGGCCGGTTACCGACACCAGCGCAGCCGCCATGATCAACGCCAGCATCAGAAACAGCAGTCGCCAACGACCGACCGCCAACCCCATGGACAGCGCCAGGTCGTCATCGAGTTGCAGCACCCGGAAAGGACGGCGCAAAACCAGTGCCCCCACCAGCGGCAGAACCAGCCACCCGGAAACGAGTTCGAGTTGCAACCAGCCCCGCCCCATCAGGCTGCCGGCTAACCAGTAGTAAAGCTCTGCGGCTTCGGAGCCGGACACCAGCAAGGTGCCCGTGGTGAGGGCCGTGCATAATGCGGTGATAGCAATGCCGGCCAGCACCACTCGCTCAGGCTGGAGCCGGCTGCGGCCGGCGATGAGAAATGTCAGCAGCCCGCCCAGAAGCCCGCCACACAGAGCAATGGCCGGCAGCCACAACGCGTCGGGGGTGAAAAAGGTCTGTGTGCCCACGACCCCAAATGCCGCGGCGGCAATGACCCCTGTCAGTCCGGGTGACGCGAGCGGATTGCGGGTCACGCCCTGCATAATGGCGCCAGCCGCGCCAAGAGCGGCCCCACCCAATAGGGCGAGTAGATTGCGAGGTAAGCGAAGCTCCAGCACGCTGACCCGCTCTATGACGCTCCCCTCGCCGTGCAGGATGCCCCAGAGCACGTCCGGGCCGGTCCACTGCCGGCCAATCATCAGCCCCATCAGAAACAGTGCGCCGAGCGCCAGCGTCGCCGCTCCATAGATATAGGCCATAGGGGTGCCGCTAGGTGCCCGCGTCATCGCGACGAGGTCTTGAGCGGCGTGTCATCCGGGAGAAGCAGGCGCTCTATGTCGTCGAGCACCAGAGACCGTGCTATGGGTCCGGCGCTCTCTTTCCAGTGCTGACCCACCTCAAATACCTGATCGTTCTTGACGGCCTGCAGATAAGGCCACACGGGGTTGACGGTGAAACCCCGCTGGCGATTACTCGGTAGCAACAAAATAACATCTGGATTCAGTGCCAAAAGCGCCTCGAGGCTGATGCGGTAACCCAGGGGAATACCCGACTCGGGATTAGGGGGTGACCCGCCCACGTTGTCGAAGTGCAGCCGCTCCAGCAATGATGCGGTGAGAAAGTGGTCGTAGTAGACGAAAGGCGTTTCGCCGCCGCTGGTGAGAATGGCCACTGTGCGGTTGCCGGGACTCCGGGCTGCAAGGCTGTCGAGACGGGCCTTGAAGCGCTGATTGATTTCGCGCGCCTGCTGCGGTCGCCCGAGCGCGTCGCCGGCCAGGGCCACAGCATCAAGACTGTCCTGCAGAGTAATGAGATCCATCGCGACCATGGGGGCGATGGCTTCAATCTGAGGGCCATCCTTTTCGGTATAGCGCCGAATGGCAAACACCAGATCCGGGGCAATGCGCGATAGTTGTTCCAGGTTAGGCTGATGACGAGGACCGAGACTGGGTATCTTCTCCATCTCGGGTCCCAGGTAGGCGGGTACCCCCTGCAAACCAAAAGTCGTAATCGCAACCGGCTGGCGGCCCAGGGCTACTGATACGTCGGCACCAAATGTCGATATGGCGGCCGGTCTGGTAGCCGGCTGCGCCAACTCAATGGTTTTACCCCGGTCATCGGTGAGGCTAACGGGGTGATTTTCCGCCTGGGTCATGGCAGGAATTAGGATAGTCATCCAGGTGAGGAATGCGGTGAATCCGCGTCTGAGTGCGGGACCTGTCTTAATGCGGAGTCTTGGTTTATCCACGTTAGTGGCGCCCGATAGCCTATTAAATGGGAATCATTAGTAATTGACGCGGTAGTCTAATGGGCTCGCAGGGGCGATTCAACCATTTCGCCCCTGCGAATGCGTTATCTTGATCAAGCCGGAGCCCACAGAGTGGCCCCGGCGCCGGTGGGAGGCCGGATCAGAAGTCGAGTTGCGCCTCCAGAATAAAGCTGCGGCCAGGCTGCGGGAGGCGGCCAACCGGGCTTACGTCCACACCGCGGAAATAGGCGTCGTCGTCCAGCAGGTTGTTCACCGCCAGAGCCAGGTTCAGGTTACGCCCGCTCCCCACGGCAATATCGCGGCCCAGACGGGTGTTGACCAAGTGGTAGGCAGGCAGTTCGCCAGCGCTGCCGTTGGCGGTTTCCTCTTCGGTATTGTCCGCGTCGCTGTAGCTGGTGCTGACGTACACCCAGTTCAAACTGGCAATCCACGCCTGGTAGGTATAAGCCGCGTCGGCACTGACTTTGTGTTCCGGGGCGTTGGGTAATTCGTTGCCGGCGTTGTCGCCGTTGAGCTGTTCCGTGTCGAGATAGGTATAGCCCAGCCCCAGCTCCAGGTTCGGATTCACTTGCCAGCGGTTATCCAGCTCGATGCCCTGGTGCCGTGTTTCACCCAAGTTCTCGAAGCGGCTATCGGTGCGGTTGAATTGAATCTGGTCTTCGTAGTCGATACGGAACAGGGTCACCGACGTCAGTAGCTCGGGGTTCAGCTGCATCCGGCCACCCAACTCGTAGTTCCAAGCTGTCTCGTTGGCCACGTCACCGTCCCGTGTTGTTTGAGCGATTTGCACGGGTACCAGGGAGCGCTGGCTATTGGCGAACAGGAAAAGGCGGTCCGTTGCCTGATAGCCAACCGTCAGTCCCGGCAACCATTCTTCGGTATCGTTCTTTTCCTTGTTGTCGTTCAGATTGTCACGAAAATCCATGTTCACATCTTCGTAGCGCAATCCGGGCGTGACTGTCAGCCGATCGTTGAGAAAGCGCATGGAGTCACTGACGTAAAGAGCCAGCGCCTGGGTGTCGAGATGCCAGTCCCTCGCGGTGGAGCGGGTATTGCTGGCAAATTCGACGCGGTTGACGTCGAAGTCGACATCTTCGGTCAGGTAACGTGCTCCGACGGTGATATCGTGCCGCCCCTTGCTGACCGCCAGGCGTGGCTCGGTACTGTAGACCCGGAAAAGTCTTGGGGAGTCGGCCCGGTGCGTCGAGGGCAGCCCCGGGTCGGCCCAATGACCGGTGCCGCTCAGATTCTGGCCGAAAAAGAACGTCCGATCCGCATCGTGGACGAAGTTGCGCCATTGGAACTCAACGTCCGGCGACGGCGTGTAGGTCCAGGTGAAGGTTGCGCGGGTCATGTCGGCTTCATAGGCATCATGCGGCCGCTGGCTCTGGGTGCGGTCTTCCTCGTAGGCTTGCGGCGTTAAAGCGCCAGGCAGTTCGGCATCGACATCGTAATACTGCAACTGGGTAGCGAGCTCATGCTCACTGTTCAGGTAGTAGCGGGCATCGACGATGAAATTGTCCACCTCGGTATCCGAATGGTCCCGGAACCCATCACCACGCTGGATATTGGCCTGGAATTGCAAATCGAGTTTGTCAGTGGCCGGGCCGCCCACGCGATAGTAGGTATCGGTGAAAATATTGCCGGTGTCTTCCGCGATGGTGACCCGCTCGCGCAACGTCTGGGACGTTTCAGCCGGAATGGGGCGCGTTACGAAGTTAACCACCCCACCGACGTTATTGGGGCCATAGTGTACGGCAGCCCCGCCCCGCACCACGTCTATAGCTTCCAGGCTGGGCAGAGTCACCGGGAACAGGGAAACACCCACATTGCTATAGGGGCCGATGGCGATAGGGTAACCGTCGGTCAGGATCTGCAGGCGCTCGCTGCGCAGAGGATTCAGGCCGCGGACCCCGATATTGGGCAGAATGCCTGTCCCGGTTTCGTCCAGCACCTGGACACCGGGCGTTGCCCGCAGGGCGTCTTCAAGATTGAGCGCCCCACGCTCGTGCAATTCTTCGTTATCGACCACGGTACGCGAGCCCGTGTAGGTTTTTTCGGATTCTTCCGTGGGCGCCCCTAACCAGTCCCCTGTCACGGTAAGGGTCGGCAGGACAAACTGCGTATCGCTGCTACCGGCAGCCGGACTCTGTGCCATGACCGGTGTGCTGATAAGAGCAGCTATTGAAACAGGTACGAGAGAGCTTGAGAGGGGGCGAAGAGACACCGGTCGGGACAGGTACCTGATGGTCGAGAAGAGCATGAAACCTCCATGATTAGCACTACTTGATTGTTTGCATTCTATTTAATGATCGCAAATTATAATGATATTAGTTCTCATTACAATCCAATCAGGCGATACGGAACCGGTTTCTTTCTCAGGTCATGGTTTCGCCCAGGAAGTACTCGACAGGAGGCGGGTGCATCAGAAAATCCTTATGGGAAATGTTCCAGGCATACGCGCCGGCATAGGTGAATATCACCAAGTCCCCTACGTCCAGAACGGGCACGTTAACGCCGCGGGCCAGCACATCTTTGGGGGTGCAGAGTTGGCCGACCAAGGTGACGGCCTGGTGATGAAGACCGGTTTGCGACTGTGCCGCAGGATCGGTCAAGGACATGGCTTCGAAGGGATGGTTGTGGGATTGGGCGGCAGGCGTTCGAAAGTGGTGGGTGCCTCCCCGGCAGACGGCGAAGGCTTCCCCCTGGCTGTGCTTGATATCCAGCACCTCCGTGACGTAATAGCCACAGGCCGCGGCGAGGAAGCGTCCGCACTCGAACCGGATACACCACTCGGGTGCGGCCTCTTTTTCCAGTAAGTCGGTCATTTTTCCGCAAAAATACGGCCAGTCGAATTGTTGGCCGGGCTCGACGTAGTTAATGCCGATGCCACCCCCCACATTGATCTGCTCGATCTGCAGACCGTAGTCCTTCTCCCAGTCTCTGACCCGTCGAAAGTACGCCTGCATCAACGCCAGATGGCGGTCCGGCTCCAGTTGATGGGACATAAGATGAAAGTGAAAACCTTTCAGCTTCAGGTACGCTGCGCTGCCCAGCATGGATAGCGCCTGCTGGAGCGTCTCTTCGTCCATGCCGAAGGGGGTTGGAACGCCCCCCATGGTCAAACGGGTGGTCGCCATTTCCGGCAGGTTCAGGTTAATTCGCAGTAGAATATTCTGGGTACGACGGGCTTTCTCCGTTATCGCCTTCAGGCGTTTCAGTTCCAACAGGCTTTCCACGTGAATCAGTTCGACCTCTGATTCGACAGCATGCTGAAGCTCTGAAACCAGCTTGCCGGGCCCGCCAAAGATGACCGGCACGTCGGGAAAATGGCGCTGCACCCACTGCAACTCGCCACCCGAGGCCACTTCCAGCCCATGGACCCATGGCGCCAGGGTTCGAAGCAATGGCAGCGCCGGGTTGGCTTTGGTGGCGTAAAACATTTCGCATTGCGGCGGCAGGCATTCGACCACCGCCTGCACGTGCTGACTCAGGCTGTCTAGATCGTATATGTAGGCGCAGAGAGGATCGCTGTGCTGGCGCTGCAATGCTTTGGCAGCCATGCGCACGCTATCCGGCACCCTGCCCTCCGATACTTTTGCCTCTGGCATGTTTCCGTTTGGCACGTTTCCCCCTGTTACTTTTTCCTCTGATACTGTCCCGTCCGGTATTTTCCTGTCCGCTAAGTTCGATTGCGCTGCCGTTTTCATGACGTGCTACCCCAGCCGTTGGCTGTATCTTCTGTTTCGGTGTCTTTAGTTTCGGTACCTTCAATGTCGGTGCCTTTAGTTTCGATACATTTACCCCCGACAGGGCCAAGGCGGATGTCCCGCGCCGGTGGCGCCGAAGTCAACGCGGCAAGCGGATTGGGCACCTGCACGTATTCGGAATCCCGGTCTGCCCGCTTGAGCAAACGGGTGATCAGATTGCTTTTGTTGGGAAGAGGCTCGCCCCGCAGTAGGCCGCCGATAACCCGGTGCGCCCAGGCGCTGTCACAACGATCCAGGTACCGTTCCAGATGGGCTCGCCAGACCCGCCACAGGTCCGTCTCCAGGTCCAGATCGTCCAGGGCGAGATAACTGACCGCCTGAAACAGGTTGTTGATCAGCAGGCAGTAGGCAATGCGCTTCCAACCTTTGTCGGCGCTGTAGTGAATCGAGGCCTGCACACGTTCGTCGAGCCCGGCGGGGAGGGGTTCGCTCCAGAGGCCGGCAACCAGCTTGGTGCCCTCGAGGTCGCGTACGAATACCTGGGCGGGCCAGCCGTTTTTCAATCCCACGACGACGTTCTGCAGGTGAGGTTCAAACACCACCCCGTGGATAAACAGGGCGTCGAGCACAGGCGGCATCAGCAGTTCCAGATAGCGCTCGAACCAGTCGATGGTCGCCTGACGCCGGTTGAGTCCGGCGGCGCGCGCGCAGGTA
Coding sequences:
- a CDS encoding FecCD family ABC transporter permease — protein: MTRAPSGTPMAYIYGAATLALGALFLMGLMIGRQWTGPDVLWGILHGEGSVIERVSVLELRLPRNLLALLGGAALGAAGAIMQGVTRNPLASPGLTGVIAAAAFGVVGTQTFFTPDALWLPAIALCGGLLGGLLTFLIAGRSRLQPERVVLAGIAITALCTALTTGTLLVSGSEAAELYYWLAGSLMGRGWLQLELVSGWLVLPLVGALVLRRPFRVLQLDDDLALSMGLAVGRWRLLFLMLALIMAAALVSVTGPVIFIGLVAPHIARHLIGDQFQHWLPLSAMLGGLLLLAADMLARQLAFPQELPVGMLTALIGAPWLLYLLNARETGHVR
- a CDS encoding ABC transporter substrate-binding protein, translating into MTILIPAMTQAENHPVSLTDDRGKTIELAQPATRPAAISTFGADVSVALGRQPVAITTFGLQGVPAYLGPEMEKIPSLGPRHQPNLEQLSRIAPDLVFAIRRYTEKDGPQIEAIAPMVAMDLITLQDSLDAVALAGDALGRPQQAREINQRFKARLDSLAARSPGNRTVAILTSGGETPFVYYDHFLTASLLERLHFDNVGGSPPNPESGIPLGYRISLEALLALNPDVILLLPSNRQRGFTVNPVWPYLQAVKNDQVFEVGQHWKESAGPIARSLVLDDIERLLLPDDTPLKTSSR
- a CDS encoding TonB-dependent receptor family protein — encoded protein: MAQSPAAGSSDTQFVLPTLTVTGDWLGAPTEESEKTYTGSRTVVDNEELHERGALNLEDALRATPGVQVLDETGTGILPNIGVRGLNPLRSERLQILTDGYPIAIGPYSNVGVSLFPVTLPSLEAIDVVRGGAAVHYGPNNVGGVVNFVTRPIPAETSQTLRERVTIAEDTGNIFTDTYYRVGGPATDKLDLQFQANIQRGDGFRDHSDTEVDNFIVDARYYLNSEHELATQLQYYDVDAELPGALTPQAYEEDRTQSQRPHDAYEADMTRATFTWTYTPSPDVEFQWRNFVHDADRTFFFGQNLSGTGHWADPGLPSTHRADSPRLFRVYSTEPRLAVSKGRHDITVGARYLTEDVDFDVNRVEFASNTRSTARDWHLDTQALALYVSDSMRFLNDRLTVTPGLRYEDVNMDFRDNLNDNKEKNDTEEWLPGLTVGYQATDRLFLFANSQRSLVPVQIAQTTRDGDVANETAWNYELGGRMQLNPELLTSVTLFRIDYEDQIQFNRTDSRFENLGETRHQGIELDNRWQVNPNLELGLGYTYLDTEQLNGDNAGNELPNAPEHKVSADAAYTYQAWIASLNWVYVSTSYSDADNTEEETANGSAGELPAYHLVNTRLGRDIAVGSGRNLNLALAVNNLLDDDAYFRGVDVSPVGRLPQPGRSFILEAQLDF
- a CDS encoding type III PLP-dependent enzyme, which gives rise to MAAKALQRQHSDPLCAYIYDLDSLSQHVQAVVECLPPQCEMFYATKANPALPLLRTLAPWVHGLEVASGGELQWVQRHFPDVPVIFGGPGKLVSELQHAVESEVELIHVESLLELKRLKAITEKARRTQNILLRINLNLPEMATTRLTMGGVPTPFGMDEETLQQALSMLGSAAYLKLKGFHFHLMSHQLEPDRHLALMQAYFRRVRDWEKDYGLQIEQINVGGGIGINYVEPGQQFDWPYFCGKMTDLLEKEAAPEWCIRFECGRFLAAACGYYVTEVLDIKHSQGEAFAVCRGGTHHFRTPAAQSHNHPFEAMSLTDPAAQSQTGLHHQAVTLVGQLCTPKDVLARGVNVPVLDVGDLVIFTYAGAYAWNISHKDFLMHPPPVEYFLGETMT